The region TACGGATGTGCTGTTGGATTGCAGCGGAATGATTAGCATGGCATTGCCGGAATTGCTGATCAGCGCGGATACGCCCCATACCGTGAAGAATCCGAAGATGAGGGACACTACGGAAACCACGCTTTGCAGCCACTCTTTGGATGCGAGCAGCTGAATGAGCACACTGACTGTGATGCATACGATGGCAAGTTGCTGCAGCAGGGAGGATGGCACATCCATCAGCCAGCTGACCACACGTCTTGCGGAGCGAACGTCGGATTCCACGCCGGATGCGGTGCCGTGCAGATACACGGAGAACAGGATTACGCCTATGCCGAGCACCAGCGCGAAGAACGCATGCGTCAAATCGGCGAAATCGCGGCTGCGCTTTGGTGGCACATCGTCGATATGCGGCTTGGGCTTATTAGCTTCGGGGGAGTGAGACACTGTTGACTTGCTCCATACGTATGAGATTGGCTTTAGGTGGGTCACATTGCCCCACTGCATTCGATAATACGCCTTGAGGGTGGCTACGAAATACGTGGCCACCCTCAAAATGCATGGTTTTTAGCGCTTATTCGACAGTTGCGGTTCAGCGGTCGAAATCTACCAGCTTGCCGGCAACACCGGTATATGTTGCCGGAGTTAGCGCCTTCAAGCGGGCCGCTGTGTCATCGTCGAATGCCTGCTGGTCGATGAACTGTTCGACGGCCTCCTTGGAGATTTCATGGCCGCGCATGAGCTCCTTGACTTTCTCATACGGCTTGTCCATGCCTGGCAGGCCAGCCAGTTCGCAGGCTCGCATGGCGGTCTGAATCGGCTCACCAAGCACCTCCCAGTTGGAGTCCAGCTCGGCTTCGATGGCGATGTCGTTCGGATGGATGGAATTCAGGCCGCCCATCAGATTATTGAGTGCCAGCACGGAATAGCCCAGTGCGGAACCAATATTGCGCTGCGTGGTGGAATCGGTTAGATCGCGCTGCCAACGGGACTCTACGAGCGTTGCGGACAAGGTGTCAAGCAGTGAGCAGGAGATCTCCAGATTCGCCTCAGCGTTTTCGAAACGGATTGGATTGACCTTGTGCGGCATGGTGGAGGATCCGGTGGCGCCCTTGACGGGAACCTGGGCGAACACGCCACGGGAGATGTACATCCATACATCCACGCACAGGTTGTGCAGAATACGGTTCGTGTGGCTGATGGTACCGTACAGCTCGGCCTGCCAGTCATGCGATTCGATCTGCGTGGTCAACGGATTCCAAGTCAGACCCATGCGGTTGGTGACAAACTCACGGGAGACGGCAACCCAATCCACATCCGGGCATGCGGCCAGATGTGCGCCAAACGTGCCGGTAGCGCCATTGATCTTGCCGAGATATTCCTGAGACTTGACCTTGTTCAGCTGGCGGTTCAGGCGGTACACGTACACCGCAAGCTCCTTGCCCAGCGTGGTTGGGGTAGCCGGTTGGCCATGGGTCAGCGACAGCATGGCCTTGTCGCGGTATTCCTCGGCCTTCTGAGCCAGATGGTCGAGGATGGCCTGCGCGCCCGGCAGCCACACGTTCTCGATGCCGTTCTTCACACAGCGGGCAATGGACAGGTTGTTGATGTCTTCGGACGTGCAGGCGAAATGCACCAGGGTCTTGAGCCCGGTCAGCTGGGTTTCATGGCCGAGCACATCGGCGGCCTTGTCAAGCTGATCGTCGATGTAATATTCCACGGCCTTCACATCATGATGGGTTTTGGCCTCATGGGCGGCATGCTGAGCGATGCCTTCGGCGCCGAAATCCTCAGGGATGGAGCGCAGGAACGCCTGCTCCTCATCGGTAAGCGGCTTGACGCCCGGAACGATGGTTTGATTGCCGTTGCCTTCAAAACCGTTGGCAAGCAGAATCATCCATTCGACTTCCACGCGCATGCGCTCGCGGTTCAATGCCGGTTCGCTCAAATATTCGACAAGCGGAGCGGTCTGCCCATGGTAGCGGCCGTCAAGAGGAGTTAATGCGATTGCAGGGGAGATATCAGTAAGCTTCATAGGTAACAGCATACGTTCAGCCGTAAACGAGATCCGGGTATCTGTCCGCTCGGTGGATGTCGCCTATCGTGCGTTATCAGTTCTGCTCGGCTGCGGCATGGCCGCTGCGTGCTTTCATTTGCTCATACGACCTTCGAAATACATGACCTCCTGCAGGTCGCCGTCGAGAATCTCATCGAAATGTTGTTCGTGGGTTTTCATGGCGGACGATCCCATATCGGTTGCGTTCTGATATGCGGCTTGATGATATTTCAGCCAATGCGTGATCTCCTTGTTGTCGGGAGCGTCTATGACGGGAGTTCCCGCGAACGTTGATTTCGGATTGTTGTCGGACTTGCTTGCGGTGCCGCGTACGGTCAGCCAATGTTCGGAATTGGGATTGGGCGCGCCGTCGAGGGCTGCCACAAGCTCGTCGTCCATCTCCACGCTGGTCACCCACGTTTTGTCTGGAATCGGATGGTTGGCTACGGGCGATCCGGCGGTGACCACATGTTTGACGTCATAATCGTCCTTCAGATCCGATGCGATGGTGGCGGCGACGATGCCGCCCTGCGAATGCCCGATCAGAGCGACCGGCTCATCGGAGTTGATGCCGGCCTGCTTCATGGCTTCCTGCACCATGCGTGCGCTGTCCGCCTCCATACGCTGCTTGCTATCGGAGCTCATAAGCTCAACGTTCTGCGGCCATCCGAACGGGGAATCCCGCTTGCCGTCGGTGCCGGGAATGGTGACGAGCCATGAGTTGGTGCCATCGGTTCTACGGTATTTGGAGATGGCGATGGTACCGTACTCAAGCCCGCTGTTGAGATCGGCTTTGCCGAGACGTTCCTCGCCGAGACGTCGAAGATCTTCCATCGCTTCGCCCACGCTATGCGATTCTCGAACCACTTCGGTTTTCGGCCGGACTCGGGTGACGGTGAGGTTGTTGCCCTGAATCAGATTGTAGCCATGCGAGGATGTTTTGGAAATGTTGCCGGCCGCATGGTTGACTTCGTCGGCATGCAACAGGCCTGCGACTTTGCCGTATCCACTGAGCGCGGCGCCGGCCGCGCCC is a window of Bifidobacterium catenulatum DSM 16992 = JCM 1194 = LMG 11043 DNA encoding:
- the purB gene encoding adenylosuccinate lyase; translation: MKLTDISPAIALTPLDGRYHGQTAPLVEYLSEPALNRERMRVEVEWMILLANGFEGNGNQTIVPGVKPLTDEEQAFLRSIPEDFGAEGIAQHAAHEAKTHHDVKAVEYYIDDQLDKAADVLGHETQLTGLKTLVHFACTSEDINNLSIARCVKNGIENVWLPGAQAILDHLAQKAEEYRDKAMLSLTHGQPATPTTLGKELAVYVYRLNRQLNKVKSQEYLGKINGATGTFGAHLAACPDVDWVAVSREFVTNRMGLTWNPLTTQIESHDWQAELYGTISHTNRILHNLCVDVWMYISRGVFAQVPVKGATGSSTMPHKVNPIRFENAEANLEISCSLLDTLSATLVESRWQRDLTDSTTQRNIGSALGYSVLALNNLMGGLNSIHPNDIAIEAELDSNWEVLGEPIQTAMRACELAGLPGMDKPYEKVKELMRGHEISKEAVEQFIDQQAFDDDTAARLKALTPATYTGVAGKLVDFDR
- a CDS encoding esterase/lipase family protein, which encodes MSWQVTARVSGGCKYSTEETEAYLHAAKALSHAADELNRTHDSFRALSFQLSTYPYASSAAALLSGSNSYCNAADHIELPYDQLIERCDSHASALGAMAARLSELSALIIRAQSLYSQVDDAGRRALNELLQLTITSFPKESILAGMAMSALGYVMGSINEGKSNPIYLLDSLDWAQEGIMGAAGAALSGYGKVAGLLHADEVNHAAGNISKTSSHGYNLIQGNNLTVTRVRPKTEVVRESHSVGEAMEDLRRLGEERLGKADLNSGLEYGTIAISKYRRTDGTNSWLVTIPGTDGKRDSPFGWPQNVELMSSDSKQRMEADSARMVQEAMKQAGINSDEPVALIGHSQGGIVAATIASDLKDDYDVKHVVTAGSPVANHPIPDKTWVTSVEMDDELVAALDGAPNPNSEHWLTVRGTASKSDNNPKSTFAGTPVIDAPDNKEITHWLKYHQAAYQNATDMGSSAMKTHEQHFDEILDGDLQEVMYFEGRMSK